In a single window of the Flavobacterium sp. W4I14 genome:
- a CDS encoding RNA polymerase sigma factor (sigma-70 family) (product_source=TIGR02937; cath_funfam=1.10.10.10,1.10.1740.10; cog=COG1595; pfam=PF04542,PF08281; superfamily=88659,88946; tigrfam=TIGR02937) yields MTKFEFNHLVNHHSVSLRSYALNFTKDAEDANDLVQDTMLKAITYYNKFKEGTNLKGWLFTIMKNTFINNYRRLVKTNTLITQSEDISSANLSYSATKNQAESKFVLGDIDKALSQLPEEYYVPFIRYFEGYKYHEIADMLAIPIGTVKTRIHVARGILKKYLKTYSKEIATSEVA; encoded by the coding sequence ATGACAAAATTTGAATTCAATCATCTGGTTAATCATCACTCGGTATCGCTTAGATCTTATGCTTTAAATTTCACTAAAGACGCAGAAGACGCAAATGATTTGGTTCAGGATACCATGCTGAAAGCAATCACTTATTACAATAAGTTTAAAGAAGGTACGAATTTAAAAGGTTGGTTGTTTACCATCATGAAAAATACTTTCATTAACAACTATCGCCGACTGGTGAAAACAAATACTTTAATTACGCAGAGCGAAGATATATCTTCTGCAAATCTTTCATATAGTGCAACTAAAAATCAGGCGGAGAGTAAATTTGTGTTAGGCGATATAGATAAAGCCCTTTCACAATTACCTGAAGAGTATTATGTGCCTTTTATCCGTTATTTTGAAGGATATAAGTACCACGAAATTGCGGATATGTTAGCTATTCCGATAGGAACAGTAAAGACGCGTATCCACGTAGCAAGAGGTATTCTTAAAAAATATTTAAAAACTTATTCTAAAGAAATTGCCACTTCAGAAGTGGCTTAA
- a CDS encoding beta-carotene 3-hydroxylase (product_source=KO:K15746; cath_funfam=1.10.10.200; ko=KO:K15746; superfamily=89155; transmembrane_helix_parts=Inside_1_1,TMhelix_2_24,Outside_25_45,TMhelix_46_68,Inside_69_74,TMhelix_75_97,Outside_98_147): MSVLINIFIVLFTIIAMECLSWFIHKYLFHGPLWFMHKSHHQKAKSFFEWNDLFAVLFAAVSLLLMYADRGSLNYRFFIGLGITLYGLIYFVVHDWFVHRRFKTFKSNNTYLQAVRKAHKVHHKNRGKEKGKAFGLLFVRRSLIKND; this comes from the coding sequence TTGTCAGTATTAATCAACATCTTTATTGTATTGTTTACCATTATAGCAATGGAATGTTTGTCTTGGTTTATACATAAGTATTTATTCCATGGGCCACTATGGTTTATGCATAAAAGCCATCACCAAAAAGCAAAATCATTCTTCGAATGGAACGATCTGTTTGCTGTGCTATTTGCTGCAGTATCCTTGCTGTTAATGTATGCAGATCGAGGTAGTTTAAATTACCGGTTTTTTATTGGTTTAGGGATTACTTTATATGGTCTGATTTACTTTGTGGTACACGATTGGTTTGTGCACAGGCGGTTTAAAACTTTTAAAAGCAACAACACTTATTTGCAAGCCGTGCGGAAAGCGCATAAGGTTCATCATAAGAATAGGGGCAAAGAAAAAGGAAAGGCTTTTGGATTGTTATTTGTGAGAAGAAGTTTGATAAAAAACGACTAA
- a CDS encoding membrane fusion protein (multidrug efflux system) (product_source=KO:K03585; cath_funfam=2.40.50.100; cog=COG0845; ko=KO:K03585; pfam=PF16576; superfamily=111369; tigrfam=TIGR01730; transmembrane_helix_parts=Outside_1_3,TMhelix_4_23,Inside_24_355) codes for MKRVITIIIVVVVALGAIAYVLSNNKKKNEEKTAFIAKGGGAVAVRVAQVERKAVNLDFSANGNFIPKQELNFLSENAGRVTAIYVDEGDRVSKGQVLARVDAEIINTDRETAEAAYQNAVRDEARYQSSFSTGGVTQQQLDQAKLATKNAKLRLQASQRRLSDANIKSPINGIVNKRYIEVGAFVNTQGTQLFELVDVSKLKLKVNVNESQVANLKIGDQIEIKSSVFPTDNFSGKVTFIAAKADATLNFPIEIEVENSHKNTLKAGMYGTAIFKFPKQAPSILIPRTSFVGSVSSNQVFVLDKSNNTSKIRNVVAGRILGDNVEILDGLKEGETVITSGQINLTEGTQVSIVK; via the coding sequence ATGAAAAGAGTAATTACCATAATTATCGTAGTTGTTGTTGCCCTTGGTGCAATAGCTTATGTTTTAAGCAACAATAAAAAGAAGAACGAAGAAAAAACTGCTTTCATTGCTAAAGGTGGTGGCGCTGTTGCCGTTCGGGTTGCTCAGGTAGAGAGAAAAGCTGTGAATTTAGATTTCAGTGCAAACGGAAACTTTATCCCTAAACAAGAACTTAACTTCTTATCAGAAAATGCAGGTCGTGTTACGGCTATTTATGTTGATGAAGGTGACCGCGTAAGCAAAGGTCAGGTTTTGGCACGCGTTGATGCAGAAATTATTAATACAGACAGAGAAACTGCTGAAGCAGCTTACCAGAATGCAGTAAGAGATGAGGCCAGATACCAAAGCTCATTCTCAACTGGTGGTGTTACGCAACAACAGTTAGATCAGGCTAAATTGGCTACAAAAAATGCAAAACTTCGCTTACAGGCTTCACAAAGAAGATTAAGTGATGCAAACATCAAATCGCCTATCAATGGTATCGTAAACAAAAGATACATCGAAGTTGGTGCTTTTGTAAATACGCAGGGCACCCAGTTATTCGAATTGGTTGATGTTTCTAAATTGAAACTGAAAGTAAACGTTAACGAATCGCAGGTTGCCAATCTTAAAATCGGCGATCAGATTGAGATCAAATCTTCGGTTTTCCCAACTGATAATTTCTCCGGAAAAGTAACTTTCATCGCTGCTAAAGCTGATGCAACATTAAATTTCCCGATTGAAATTGAAGTAGAGAATAGTCACAAAAACACTTTAAAAGCCGGTATGTACGGAACTGCAATATTCAAGTTCCCTAAACAGGCGCCAAGCATTCTTATTCCACGTACTTCCTTTGTAGGTAGTGTAAGTAGCAATCAGGTTTTTGTATTGGATAAATCTAACAACACTTCTAAAATCCGTAATGTAGTAGCCGGTCGTATTTTAGGAGATAATGTTGAAATTCTTGATGGCTTAAAAGAAGGTGAAACTGTAATCACCAGCGGACAGATAAACTTAACTGAAGGTACTCAGGTGAGTATTGTAAAATAA
- a CDS encoding AcrR family transcriptional regulator (product_source=COG1309; cath_funfam=1.10.10.60; cog=COG1309; pfam=PF00440; superfamily=46689,48498) → MIVADKKREQIIDGAIKRFIHFGIGKTTMNDIAEDLSVSKPSLYYYFPDKKHLIIGVIERVFNDFFELIKKKYNPDQPLEDILFSTIEVRNTFFQKYYMLRITEGIPDLLNDDVIKGKLQTLKSSEKDFFAEIFSQAKGKGEIEHDDTAHVAELYLESLMGLCTMCIMETGKDLFPDKKALNKMTLKQKNLTTIFVRGLRCSD, encoded by the coding sequence ATGATTGTAGCCGATAAAAAGAGAGAGCAAATTATTGATGGTGCTATAAAACGCTTTATCCATTTTGGTATTGGTAAAACCACAATGAACGATATAGCAGAAGATCTTTCCGTTTCCAAACCATCGCTTTATTATTATTTCCCGGATAAAAAGCATTTAATTATAGGAGTAATAGAAAGGGTATTTAACGACTTCTTTGAGTTGATCAAAAAGAAATACAATCCAGATCAGCCTTTGGAAGACATCCTTTTTAGCACCATAGAGGTGAGGAACACTTTCTTCCAAAAATATTACATGTTGAGGATTACGGAAGGCATTCCTGATTTATTGAACGACGATGTGATTAAAGGAAAGTTACAAACGCTTAAAAGTTCGGAAAAAGATTTCTTCGCAGAAATTTTTAGCCAGGCAAAAGGAAAGGGAGAAATTGAGCACGATGATACTGCGCATGTTGCAGAACTTTATCTGGAAAGTTTGATGGGCCTTTGCACCATGTGTATTATGGAAACTGGAAAAGACCTTTTCCCCGATAAAAAAGCATTGAATAAAATGACGCTGAAGCAAAAAAACCTCACCACCATATTTGTGAGAGGTTTACGATGTTCAGACTAA
- a CDS encoding hypothetical protein (product_source=Hypo-rule applied; cath_funfam=3.10.290.30; cleavage_site_network=SignalP-noTM) — MKKLIFCLALFFVGSLHAQTIKFTVEGVVQNPKNAKFAYLVSDAPVAGKTDLFLVRPIEGNHFQLSATSDLEGKLLREGFIFVDERGDITLAEVKARIKQKVWFVGGSANLKKNFLEDVKLDIENPYNLATAKIISGGIYLQQTNDATNALKERKFLNFIKQNADSPVALMELGNFVRYLNIPGFFKEFDFGSPVELYGALSKRLQQTNEGKAIKKKIDEPLKK; from the coding sequence ATGAAAAAACTTATTTTTTGCCTGGCGCTATTTTTCGTAGGCTCGCTGCATGCACAAACAATTAAATTCACAGTAGAGGGAGTAGTTCAAAATCCTAAAAATGCAAAATTTGCTTATCTGGTAAGTGATGCGCCTGTTGCAGGAAAAACAGATTTGTTTTTGGTGAGGCCAATTGAAGGTAATCATTTTCAACTATCGGCCACATCCGACCTGGAAGGTAAGCTTTTGCGAGAGGGTTTTATTTTTGTTGATGAGCGTGGAGATATTACCTTGGCTGAAGTAAAAGCCAGGATAAAACAGAAGGTCTGGTTTGTGGGAGGTAGTGCTAATCTTAAAAAAAATTTTCTCGAAGATGTTAAATTGGATATTGAAAACCCATATAATTTGGCAACTGCAAAAATAATTAGTGGCGGAATTTATCTTCAGCAAACCAATGATGCCACAAATGCATTAAAAGAACGAAAGTTTTTAAATTTTATTAAGCAAAATGCCGATTCACCGGTGGCCCTAATGGAGTTGGGTAACTTTGTGCGGTATCTCAATATACCAGGTTTTTTTAAAGAGTTTGATTTCGGTTCGCCTGTAGAATTATACGGCGCCCTTTCGAAGCGGTTACAACAAACAAATGAAGGGAAGGCAATTAAAAAGAAAATTGATGAACCATTAAAAAAATAG
- a CDS encoding UDP-N-acetylmuramate dehydrogenase (product_source=KO:K00075; cath_funfam=3.30.43.10,3.30.465.10,3.90.78.10; cog=COG0812; ko=KO:K00075; pfam=PF01565,PF02873; superfamily=56176,56194; tigrfam=TIGR00179), which produces MLQIQENVSLKPYNSFGIDVKASYFVEIFSEADLTRLFKNEIVKSQKLLVIGGGSNVLFTQDYKGLVVKISIKGIQSEMIDDRVLVTAGAGEVWNDFVNYCVGHHFAGVENLSLIPGTVGASPIQNIGAYGVELKDVFESCSAFEIRTGKIKTFTYDDCHFGYRESIFKGELKGQYIITSVTFRLSAEAKINTSYGAIETELLNRGIEKPDIADVSAAVSHIRVSKLPDPSTIGNAGSFFKNPVIEKYEFADIVAKHPDVVHYPTADDKIKLAAGWLIEQCGWKGKVVGQTGTWKNQALVLVNHGHATGTEVYHFSEQIIDSVKSTFGVTLEREVNIL; this is translated from the coding sequence ATGCTACAAATCCAGGAAAATGTTTCGTTAAAACCATATAATTCGTTTGGTATCGATGTTAAGGCAAGTTATTTTGTCGAGATATTTTCTGAAGCAGATTTGACCAGGTTGTTTAAAAACGAGATCGTAAAATCTCAAAAGCTCTTGGTTATTGGTGGGGGAAGTAATGTGTTATTTACTCAGGATTATAAGGGATTGGTTGTTAAAATCAGTATCAAAGGCATTCAATCCGAAATGATTGATGATAGAGTGTTGGTAACAGCCGGGGCTGGTGAAGTATGGAACGATTTTGTAAACTACTGTGTTGGACATCATTTTGCTGGTGTAGAAAATTTAAGCCTGATTCCTGGTACTGTGGGTGCATCGCCAATTCAGAATATTGGTGCTTATGGAGTAGAGCTTAAAGATGTTTTCGAAAGCTGCAGCGCTTTTGAGATCAGAACCGGGAAAATTAAAACTTTTACTTATGATGATTGCCATTTCGGTTACCGCGAAAGTATTTTCAAAGGTGAATTGAAGGGCCAGTATATTATTACATCCGTTACTTTCCGTTTATCGGCGGAAGCGAAAATTAATACTTCCTATGGTGCAATTGAAACCGAGCTGCTGAACAGGGGTATCGAAAAGCCGGATATTGCTGATGTTTCTGCCGCTGTATCGCATATCCGCGTAAGTAAACTGCCCGATCCGTCTACTATTGGCAACGCAGGTAGTTTCTTTAAAAATCCGGTGATCGAAAAATATGAATTTGCTGATATTGTGGCGAAACACCCCGATGTGGTACATTATCCTACAGCTGATGATAAAATTAAATTGGCGGCTGGCTGGTTAATTGAGCAATGTGGCTGGAAGGGTAAAGTGGTTGGCCAAACAGGTACCTGGAAGAACCAGGCTTTGGTTTTAGTTAACCATGGACATGCGACTGGCACAGAAGTGTATCATTTTTCTGAACAGATTATAGACAGTGTAAAGTCTACTTTTGGAGTCACTTTAGAAAGAGAAGTAAATATTCTGTGA
- a CDS encoding outer membrane protein (product_source=KO:K12340; cath_funfam=1.20.1600.10; cog=COG1538; ko=KO:K12340; pfam=PF02321; superfamily=56954), producing MLRVKMVRLMLILLIGSVLPQLVLAQQQVTLKDALTYALQNNTKIRNSKLDIEGGRYKVEEVRAQALPQITGNVGLTYNPIIGQLVANFGGQTQAIKLGQNWNSTAGVQLSQQLFNQQVFTGLQAARSSEEYYNLTSKLTEEQIIELVANNYYQVLVNRQQLNVIDTNIKNVKIVEKIVSNQFKNGLARKIDVDRINVNLTNLNTQREQVINAITQLENQLKFSMGMPVSTPISLPFTELTEVTTLPVFTDSIDLANRTEVKLLDNQDKLLSLQRKAYVAEYYPSLALTGNYTYSSQSDGFDFLKSNAAAIGYGASAIGLTLRVPIFNGFLTRSKIRQADVDIKKARESRKESVNSLNLAYENAKIQLRNNINTIKSQRKNADLAQEIYKSTQNNYNNGLASLTDLLDTENALTEAQNSYTQALLNYKIAEIQLIKSNGNIKSLVQ from the coding sequence ATGCTTAGAGTAAAAATGGTAAGGTTAATGCTCATACTGCTAATCGGCTCGGTTTTACCGCAGCTGGTACTTGCACAGCAGCAAGTTACCTTAAAAGATGCGCTAACCTATGCGCTCCAAAACAACACCAAGATTCGAAACTCGAAATTGGATATTGAAGGCGGAAGATACAAGGTGGAGGAAGTTAGGGCACAGGCCTTGCCTCAAATAACCGGAAATGTTGGTTTAACTTATAACCCTATTATCGGCCAACTGGTTGCTAATTTCGGAGGACAGACACAGGCGATCAAATTAGGTCAGAACTGGAATTCGACTGCAGGTGTTCAGCTTTCGCAACAATTATTCAACCAACAGGTTTTTACTGGCTTACAGGCTGCGAGATCGAGTGAGGAATATTACAACCTTACTTCAAAATTAACTGAAGAGCAGATTATCGAGCTGGTGGCCAACAATTACTACCAGGTTTTGGTAAACAGACAACAGTTAAACGTAATTGATACTAATATTAAGAATGTTAAAATTGTAGAAAAAATTGTTTCAAACCAGTTTAAAAATGGTTTAGCCAGAAAAATCGATGTTGACAGGATCAATGTAAACCTAACGAATCTGAATACACAACGTGAACAGGTGATTAATGCCATTACCCAATTGGAGAATCAGTTAAAATTCTCGATGGGCATGCCGGTTTCTACGCCGATCAGCTTACCATTTACCGAATTAACAGAGGTAACTACTTTACCTGTATTTACAGACTCTATCGATCTGGCAAACAGAACAGAGGTTAAACTTTTGGATAATCAGGATAAACTTTTATCACTGCAAAGAAAGGCATATGTGGCCGAATATTATCCATCATTGGCTTTAACGGGTAATTATACCTACTCGAGCCAAAGTGATGGTTTCGATTTCCTAAAGTCTAATGCTGCTGCAATCGGATATGGCGCATCGGCCATTGGTTTAACTTTAAGAGTGCCAATTTTCAACGGTTTTTTAACACGTTCAAAAATCCGCCAGGCAGATGTTGATATTAAGAAGGCAAGAGAGAGCAGAAAAGAATCTGTAAACTCGTTAAACCTGGCTTATGAAAATGCAAAAATCCAATTGCGCAACAACATCAACACCATTAAATCGCAACGTAAAAATGCTGATTTGGCGCAAGAAATCTACAAAAGCACACAAAACAATTATAACAATGGCTTAGCTTCTTTAACCGATCTTCTGGATACAGAAAATGCACTTACGGAGGCACAGAACAGTTATACACAGGCTTTATTGAATTACAAAATAGCCGAAATACAATTAATCAAATCAAACGGGAATATTAAATCGCTAGTACAATAG
- a CDS encoding thiol-disulfide isomerase/thioredoxin (product_source=COG0526; cath_funfam=3.40.30.10; cleavage_site_network=SignalP-noTM; cog=COG0526; pfam=PF00578,PF14289; superfamily=52833): protein MKIRFAVIFAMLSLKSFAQNDASKFNLSGKTDLKDGEKIILEYRGNKDSAFVKDGSFKFSGYLSEPSLASLKYGETNLLEGPNAVRVFLEPKNLQISAFVGQFFKAKLLGSQTQSDWDRVRLKDEADEIWDKIDVLNKDIKKKGSSDSLKANLGLNYAERSRLFKVVEKNSLAFIRNNPNSYLSPYLLSSLSRSLPKDSVQFYYRSFSGPVLNSAWGRFIYKELDHEETSKIGQPAPGFSAKLANGKTISLAEFKSKKYVLLDFWGTWCVHCRALSPDMIKMYKKYESKGLEIVSIATDDDRKLWQKAIVDDRTGLWKHILLMDASKSAKGDNLVVQYSVPAYPTFILIDKEGKIAGRYDGEGNDFHVNLKNKLAEIFE from the coding sequence ATGAAAATACGTTTCGCTGTAATTTTTGCAATGCTAAGTCTAAAAAGCTTTGCTCAAAATGATGCTTCAAAATTTAATTTATCAGGCAAAACCGATTTAAAAGATGGAGAAAAAATTATACTCGAATATCGTGGGAATAAAGATTCTGCATTTGTAAAGGACGGTTCCTTTAAGTTTAGTGGATATTTAAGTGAACCTAGCTTAGCTAGCTTGAAATATGGGGAAACCAATTTACTAGAAGGGCCAAACGCTGTGCGGGTGTTTTTGGAACCCAAAAATTTGCAAATAAGCGCATTTGTTGGCCAGTTTTTTAAAGCGAAGCTTTTAGGGTCGCAAACCCAATCGGATTGGGATAGGGTTAGGCTTAAAGACGAGGCAGATGAAATATGGGACAAAATAGATGTTTTAAATAAAGATATTAAGAAAAAGGGGAGCTCTGATTCGCTGAAAGCAAATCTTGGTTTAAACTATGCAGAAAGATCAAGGCTATTTAAAGTAGTAGAAAAAAATAGTTTAGCTTTTATCAGAAACAATCCAAATTCTTACTTAAGCCCATATTTGTTAAGTTCTTTAAGCAGATCTTTACCTAAAGATTCTGTTCAGTTTTATTATCGGAGTTTTTCAGGGCCAGTGTTAAATAGCGCATGGGGAAGGTTCATTTATAAAGAACTAGATCATGAAGAAACAAGTAAAATAGGGCAACCAGCTCCCGGTTTTTCTGCGAAGCTGGCCAATGGAAAAACGATCAGCCTTGCCGAATTTAAGTCTAAAAAATATGTATTGTTAGATTTTTGGGGAACCTGGTGTGTGCATTGCAGAGCACTGAGTCCCGATATGATTAAAATGTACAAAAAATATGAAAGTAAAGGACTGGAAATTGTAAGTATTGCCACTGACGATGATCGTAAACTTTGGCAAAAAGCAATTGTGGATGACCGGACTGGTTTATGGAAACATATTTTGTTAATGGATGCAAGCAAAAGTGCCAAAGGTGATAATTTGGTGGTGCAATACAGTGTTCCGGCTTATCCAACATTCATTTTAATAGATAAAGAAGGCAAAATTGCTGGTCGCTATGACGGTGAGGGGAATGATTTTCATGTTAACTTAAAAAATAAATTAGCAGAAATCTTTGAATAG
- a CDS encoding hypothetical protein (product_source=Hypo-rule applied) has translation MNFDGSRLDSLYNISPRAYADSLKKGNELDVTLADLESQIEHLSQAESDSVGLVSAKLTKERYRLLDVAKTKPAFIGWKLSGVRSEDGKSEELSFKFDKGITKVVE, from the coding sequence TTGAATTTTGATGGTTCAAGATTAGATAGTCTTTATAATATTTCTCCTCGGGCTTATGCCGATAGCTTAAAAAAAGGAAATGAATTAGATGTTACCTTGGCGGACTTAGAGAGCCAGATTGAGCATTTGAGCCAGGCAGAGTCCGATAGCGTAGGTTTAGTCAGTGCAAAACTCACCAAAGAAAGATACCGTTTATTGGACGTTGCCAAAACCAAACCGGCTTTTATCGGCTGGAAACTTTCGGGAGTCAGATCAGAAGATGGAAAGTCTGAAGAGTTGAGTTTCAAATTCGATAAGGGGATTACGAAGGTTGTAGAATAA